The following DNA comes from uncultured Methanobrevibacter sp..
TTTGCATCAGCTTCTTTTAATTCCTGTTCAATCTGACTGGTGCTGGTATAAGAATCTAAGAATAATACATGATGAGTGGAAGTGCCTGCAATGTTTAATATTGCTAATTCATCATCAGGTTTGAGTTCTCTTTTGTCAATAGTTGCTTTGAATTGTACGTATGGCTCATATTCTTCAGGAAGGTCAGAATATTTAAAAATGCCATCTAATGTTGCTACAAACATAATTACACCTCATTTAATATTATTGGTTTATCATTTCTTATTAATCATATATAAAAGTAATCACAAATCATTCGTATATATTCAAACAAAAAAAATTTTAGATAAAAAAAAAAGTTATCAAAAAATGATAACAAAAAACCAAAGTGTGTTTTCAATGCCTAAAAAAAATAAAAATAAAAGGATTTAAAAATCCTTAAATTTATTCACCTAATGCTTTTTTGATTGCAGGAGTTGCATCAATTTTTTGAGCATCAAAGGTTAATTCTTCAGCTGATAATCCCATAGCTAATCCGTATAATTGAGCTAAGTGGAATACAGGTAATGCAAAGTCAGTTCCGTATTTTTCGTTTACTTCAGTTTGACCTTGGTCAAATTGTAAGTGACAGAAAGGACATACGTTAACAATTGCATCTACACCAGCTTCAGTCATGTGGTCGAGTTTTTCTTTAGTGAAACTAGTAGTTACATCTAAATCTCTGGATCTTAAACCTCCACCAGCACCACAGCACATCATTTTGTCTTTGTAGTCAACTGATTTAGCACCAGTAATTTCTACAAGGTCATCTAAAATAGATGGGTTTTCAGCTTGGTCTTCAATACCGATAGTTTCAGTAGGTTTTAAGAAGTGGCAACCATAGTGAACTGCAACATTTAAGTCTAAAGGTTTTTCAATTAATGAAGCTAATTTTTCGTAACCAACATCATCTCTTAAAATTTGAGCGAAGTGTTTTACGTTAATAGTTCCTTTGTATTCTCTGCCGATTTCAGCTAAGTTTTTGTTAATTTCAGCTTTTTTCTCTTCATCTTCTTTTAACATGTGGTTACATTCGAATAATGAACCGAAACATCCGTTACATTCAGTCATTATGTCTGCACCAATGTCTTCAGCAAGAGTTAAGTTACGAGCTGCAATAGTAGCCCAAGTTTCTTCATCAAAAGAACCAAATACACCAGGAGCAGGACAACAAGATGCTCCTTCCATATCTTTTAATTCAATATCTAATGCTTCAAATAATTTTCTGGTAGCTTTTTCAACACCAGGATAACGGTTGTTCATAATACAACCTAAGAAGTATGCAATTTCCATATTATAACTCTCCTAATAAATTTATTCTTTTAATCCACCGGTTGCTTCGTCATAACCAATTAATTCATCGAAACCAGTAAGTTTACAGATTTTTTGTACTTCAGCTAATGCTTCTGGGAAAGCATGAGTTGTTGGTGGAATTTCTGGAAGACCGATTTTAGTTCTTAAAGCTTTAGTAGCATCGTTGATTGGTACACCGTGTCCAGTGTTCATTACAAATACACCAGTCATTTTGTGTGGTTTTGCCATGTAACCTGCGTGAGCAGCGATGTTACGAGCTTTTTTAATAATTTCAACAATTTTAACACTTCTGAGACATCTTTCTTGGCAGGTGTAACAGGTAGTACACATCCATAATGCGTCATCAGTGATAACTTCTTCTTTTAAACCTAATAAACATTTTCTGACAATTTGTCTTACTTTGTATGGAGTTCTTCTTCCAGATGGACAACTTCCACTACAGGTTCCGCATTGGAAACAGTGTTTTACAGTTTCAATACCTGCGTCAATAAATTCAGCAGTGAAATCTGAATCACGATTACTATCATTTAATAATTCTTTATCAGTCAATAAAGTCATATTATCTCTCTCTGTATCTTTTTTATTTGAATCTTCCTCAACTTCCTCTTCGACATCTTCTTCAGGAGCTTCTTCAGCAACTGCTTCTTCAACAACTTCATCAGGAGTTTGTTCAGCAACTGCTTCTTCAACAGCTTCTTCAGGAGCTTCTTCCTCAACAGAAACTTCCTTAACAACCTCAACTTCAAGTTTTACTTCAAGTTTAGATTTATGTTTAGGAGCTTCTTCCACAATTTCTTGAGGTTCAGCATCCTTTTCTATGGATTCGACGTCTTTTTTGAAAGTCAAGTCTTTTTTATCGTCTTCGGAACCTGTTTTAACTACTTTTTTAATTGGTTCAGTAGTTTTAGTTCCAGAAACGATGCCATCATTTACATTTTGTGAAGATGTAACTTGGACATCATCAGATGTGTTTGATACATCATTACTGATGCCTTTTTCTTCAGTAATATTATTCTCTTTAAATAGAGATTTAAGACGATTTATAATAGACATTGAAAACACACCTCGGATTTATAGGATTAACTCCTTAAATCCATAATAATAATCTTAAAAAGATTATATATAAAGGTTACTAAATTTTTACAAAGTGTAATCAAAAAGATTACAGAAGATTAAAAATTTTAATAAACCTAAAAGACAAAAATATATACAACAACAAAATAGGATAGAAACAAATGATTAAAAAATTCGAAATCAAATCACATGACGGACCCGGAAGAGTTGGAAAAATCGACGGAGAACTCACTCCAAAAATTTTTTACAAAGATGATTTGAAAATTGCACCAAATGAAGGATCATCATATAACATAGACCGTGAAATTGCAGAATTTAACGTTAAAGAAACATTGCGCCTTGCAAAAGACAATACTGAAAACTGCGATGTTGCGGTTATCCAAGGATCCAAATATTTAGATTTAAGAATAGAATGCCTAAAGCAATTAGAAAAAATAGGCTACAACGGATTTATCATTGCCAATGGTGATGCTCTTTTAACAAATCCAAGAGACCTTGTTGAACTTGTCGTCAATCTTAAAAAAGAAGCTAAAAAAACAAGTTATTTTATCTTTTCATTTGCAGAACTGTCATTTATGCCTATCCTAACATATATGGGAATCGACGGATTTTTAGTTGATAGCGCAAATTATTACAGTCATTTAAATGTACTTCAAACTCCCACAAAGGCATATGATTTAAATACTTATCCTATTTATGAAAATATTACACAAGAAGAGCTGGAAGAAAAGAACATTGAGAATATGGAATTTGTGATAAAAGAAATCCATGCCCACATGAAAAACAAGTCCTTGAGAAATCTTGTAGAAGAACGTTCAGGAACAACT
Coding sequences within:
- a CDS encoding DUF749 domain-containing protein, encoding MFVATLDGIFKYSDLPEEYEPYVQFKATIDKRELKPDDELAILNIAGTSTHHVLFLDSYTSTSQIEQELKEADAKINHTTLKIIGGHL
- the hdrC gene encoding CoB--CoM heterodisulfide reductase subunit C translates to MSIINRLKSLFKENNITEEKGISNDVSNTSDDVQVTSSQNVNDGIVSGTKTTEPIKKVVKTGSEDDKKDLTFKKDVESIEKDAEPQEIVEEAPKHKSKLEVKLEVEVVKEVSVEEEAPEEAVEEAVAEQTPDEVVEEAVAEEAPEEDVEEEVEEDSNKKDTERDNMTLLTDKELLNDSNRDSDFTAEFIDAGIETVKHCFQCGTCSGSCPSGRRTPYKVRQIVRKCLLGLKEEVITDDALWMCTTCYTCQERCLRSVKIVEIIKKARNIAAHAGYMAKPHKMTGVFVMNTGHGVPINDATKALRTKIGLPEIPPTTHAFPEALAEVQKICKLTGFDELIGYDEATGGLKE
- a CDS encoding archaeosine tRNA-ribosyltransferase, whose product is MIKKFEIKSHDGPGRVGKIDGELTPKIFYKDDLKIAPNEGSSYNIDREIAEFNVKETLRLAKDNTENCDVAVIQGSKYLDLRIECLKQLEKIGYNGFIIANGDALLTNPRDLVELVVNLKKEAKKTSYFIFSFAELSFMPILTYMGIDGFLVDSANYYSHLNVLQTPTKAYDLNTYPIYENITQEELEEKNIENMEFVIKEIHAHMKNKSLRNLVEERSGTTPQNISTLKILDRTCMDYLLEFTQLF
- the hdrB gene encoding CoB--CoM heterodisulfide reductase subunit B; amino-acid sequence: MEIAYFLGCIMNNRYPGVEKATRKLFEALDIELKDMEGASCCPAPGVFGSFDEETWATIAARNLTLAEDIGADIMTECNGCFGSLFECNHMLKEDEEKKAEINKNLAEIGREYKGTINVKHFAQILRDDVGYEKLASLIEKPLDLNVAVHYGCHFLKPTETIGIEDQAENPSILDDLVEITGAKSVDYKDKMMCCGAGGGLRSRDLDVTTSFTKEKLDHMTEAGVDAIVNVCPFCHLQFDQGQTEVNEKYGTDFALPVFHLAQLYGLAMGLSAEELTFDAQKIDATPAIKKALGE